One window of Cervus canadensis isolate Bull #8, Minnesota chromosome 19, ASM1932006v1, whole genome shotgun sequence genomic DNA carries:
- the AP1AR gene encoding AP-1 complex-associated regulatory protein isoform X2 encodes MGNCCWTQCFGLLRKEAGRLQRVGGGGGSKYFRTCSRGEHLTIEFENLVESDEGESPGSSHRPLTEEEIVDLREKHYDSIVEKQKDLDMKIQKERERQRAVQRCHASSNGEYQSPGPEDDFESCLRNIKSQYEVFRSSRLSSDATVLTPNTESSCDLMTKTKSTSGNDDSTSLDLEWEDEEGMNRMLPMRERSKTEEDILRAALKYSCKKTGSNPTSASDDSNGLEWENDFVSAEMDDNGNSEYCGFVNPVLELSDSGLKQYDSDQQKR; translated from the exons ATGGGGAACTGCTGCTGGACGCAATGCTTCGGACTCCTCCGCAAGGAAGCGGGGCGGCTGCAGCGTGTAGGAGGCGGCGGAGG ATCCAAGTATTTTAGAACATGCTCAAGAGGTGAGCACTTAACTATAGAG TTTGAGAATCTAGTAGAAAGTGATGAA GGAGAAAGCCCAGGAAGCAGTCATAG GCCTCTTACTGAGGAAGAAATTGTTGACCTGAGAGAGAAGCATTATGATTCTATtgttgaaaagcagaaagatCTGGATATGAAAATCCAAAAAGAG CGAGAAAGGCAGAGAGCTGTGCAGCGATGCCATGCTTCCAGCAATGGAGAATATCAAAG TCCAGGACCAGAAGATGACTTTGAATCTTGTTTGAGAAATATAAAGTCACAGTATGAAGTTTTTCGAAGTAGTa GACTCTCATCAGATGCCACAGTTTTGACACCAAATACAGAAAGCAGTTGTGATTTAATGACCAAAACTAAATCAACTAGTGGAAATGATGACAGCACATCTTTAGATCTAGAATGGGAAGATGAAGAag GAATGAATCGAATGCTTCCAATGAGAGAACGTTCCAAAACAGAGGAAGACATTCTCCGGGCAGCACTTAAGTATAGCTGCAAGAAGACTGGGAGTAATCCTACGTCAGCCTCTGACGATTCCAACGGGCTGGAGTGGGAGAATGACTTTGTTAGTGCTGAAATGGATGATAATGGCAATTCCGAGTATTGTGGATTTGTAAATCCTGTATTAGAACTGTCCGATTCTGGTCTAAAGCAATATGATTCAGATCAGCAAAAGCGATAG
- the AP1AR gene encoding AP-1 complex-associated regulatory protein isoform X1 encodes MGNCCWTQCFGLLRKEAGRLQRVGGGGGSKYFRTCSRGEHLTIEFENLVESDEGESPGSSHRPLTEEEIVDLREKHYDSIVEKQKDLDMKIQKELALREEKLRLEEEALYAAQRDAARAAKQRKLLERERQRAVQRCHASSNGEYQSPGPEDDFESCLRNIKSQYEVFRSSRLSSDATVLTPNTESSCDLMTKTKSTSGNDDSTSLDLEWEDEEGMNRMLPMRERSKTEEDILRAALKYSCKKTGSNPTSASDDSNGLEWENDFVSAEMDDNGNSEYCGFVNPVLELSDSGLKQYDSDQQKR; translated from the exons ATGGGGAACTGCTGCTGGACGCAATGCTTCGGACTCCTCCGCAAGGAAGCGGGGCGGCTGCAGCGTGTAGGAGGCGGCGGAGG ATCCAAGTATTTTAGAACATGCTCAAGAGGTGAGCACTTAACTATAGAG TTTGAGAATCTAGTAGAAAGTGATGAA GGAGAAAGCCCAGGAAGCAGTCATAG GCCTCTTACTGAGGAAGAAATTGTTGACCTGAGAGAGAAGCATTATGATTCTATtgttgaaaagcagaaagatCTGGATATGAAAATCCAAAAAGAG TTAGCCTTACGAGAAGAGAAGTTAAGACTAGAAGAAGAAGCTTTATACGCTGCCCAGCGTGACGCAGCCAGGGCAGCAAAGCAGCGAAAGCTCTTGGAG CGAGAAAGGCAGAGAGCTGTGCAGCGATGCCATGCTTCCAGCAATGGAGAATATCAAAG TCCAGGACCAGAAGATGACTTTGAATCTTGTTTGAGAAATATAAAGTCACAGTATGAAGTTTTTCGAAGTAGTa GACTCTCATCAGATGCCACAGTTTTGACACCAAATACAGAAAGCAGTTGTGATTTAATGACCAAAACTAAATCAACTAGTGGAAATGATGACAGCACATCTTTAGATCTAGAATGGGAAGATGAAGAag GAATGAATCGAATGCTTCCAATGAGAGAACGTTCCAAAACAGAGGAAGACATTCTCCGGGCAGCACTTAAGTATAGCTGCAAGAAGACTGGGAGTAATCCTACGTCAGCCTCTGACGATTCCAACGGGCTGGAGTGGGAGAATGACTTTGTTAGTGCTGAAATGGATGATAATGGCAATTCCGAGTATTGTGGATTTGTAAATCCTGTATTAGAACTGTCCGATTCTGGTCTAAAGCAATATGATTCAGATCAGCAAAAGCGATAG
- the AP1AR gene encoding AP-1 complex-associated regulatory protein isoform X3, with protein MKPLTEEEIVDLREKHYDSIVEKQKDLDMKIQKELALREEKLRLEEEALYAAQRDAARAAKQRKLLERERQRAVQRCHASSNGEYQSPGPEDDFESCLRNIKSQYEVFRSSRLSSDATVLTPNTESSCDLMTKTKSTSGNDDSTSLDLEWEDEEGMNRMLPMRERSKTEEDILRAALKYSCKKTGSNPTSASDDSNGLEWENDFVSAEMDDNGNSEYCGFVNPVLELSDSGLKQYDSDQQKR; from the exons ATGAA GCCTCTTACTGAGGAAGAAATTGTTGACCTGAGAGAGAAGCATTATGATTCTATtgttgaaaagcagaaagatCTGGATATGAAAATCCAAAAAGAG TTAGCCTTACGAGAAGAGAAGTTAAGACTAGAAGAAGAAGCTTTATACGCTGCCCAGCGTGACGCAGCCAGGGCAGCAAAGCAGCGAAAGCTCTTGGAG CGAGAAAGGCAGAGAGCTGTGCAGCGATGCCATGCTTCCAGCAATGGAGAATATCAAAG TCCAGGACCAGAAGATGACTTTGAATCTTGTTTGAGAAATATAAAGTCACAGTATGAAGTTTTTCGAAGTAGTa GACTCTCATCAGATGCCACAGTTTTGACACCAAATACAGAAAGCAGTTGTGATTTAATGACCAAAACTAAATCAACTAGTGGAAATGATGACAGCACATCTTTAGATCTAGAATGGGAAGATGAAGAag GAATGAATCGAATGCTTCCAATGAGAGAACGTTCCAAAACAGAGGAAGACATTCTCCGGGCAGCACTTAAGTATAGCTGCAAGAAGACTGGGAGTAATCCTACGTCAGCCTCTGACGATTCCAACGGGCTGGAGTGGGAGAATGACTTTGTTAGTGCTGAAATGGATGATAATGGCAATTCCGAGTATTGTGGATTTGTAAATCCTGTATTAGAACTGTCCGATTCTGGTCTAAAGCAATATGATTCAGATCAGCAAAAGCGATAG
- the TIFA gene encoding TRAF-interacting protein with FHA domain-containing protein A, whose protein sequence is MSNFEDADTEETVTCLQMTLYHPGHQQSGIFQSIRFFNREKHHTSEVVKFGRNSNTCHYTFQDKQVSRVQFSLQLFRKFDSPVVSFEIKNMSKKTNLIVDNRELGYLNKMDLPDRCMIRFGNYQFLVEKEDGQSLEFFEIQFFLSKRPLLQENNWLPQPMPECGSYSSCVTQNNSPMEVGENDW, encoded by the coding sequence ATGTCCAATTTTGAGGATGCGGACACGGAAGAGACAGTAACTTGTCTGCAGATGACTCTCTACCATCCTGGCCACCAGCAAAGTGGAATATTCCAGTCAATAAGGTTTTTTAACCGTGAGAAACACCACACCAGCGAAGTGGTGAAATTTGGCCGAAATTCTAACACCTGTCATTACACCTTTCAGGACAAACAGGTTTCTCGAGTTCAGTTTTCTCTACAGCTGTTTAGAAAGTTTGATAGTCCAGTTGtctcttttgaaattaaaaatatgagtaAGAAGACCAATCTGATTGTGGACAACAGAGAGCTGGGCTACCTAAATAAAATGGATCTGCCAGACAGATGCATGATTAGGTTTGGCAACTATCAGTTCCTGGTAGAGAAGGAAGATGGACAGTCATTAGAATTTTTTGAGATTCAGTTTTTTTTGTCGAAAAGACCACTCCTGCAAGAAAACAACTGGCTTCCACAGCCCATGCCTGAGTGTGGCAGTTATTCATCCTGTGTCACTCAAAACAATTCTCCCATGGAAGTGGGTGAAAATGACTGGTAA